A single region of the Hyphomonas adhaerens MHS-3 genome encodes:
- the rbfA gene encoding 30S ribosome-binding factor RbfA: MARKSAPPGMPSQRQLRAGELVRHALTDILSREAFRDPDLEQVMITVGEVRCSPDLKHANVFISPLGDDSDEGRTRLATALNRAAGFLRGRLGREIELRYTPELHFIADNSYDDATAIDRLLMDPKVRRDVEGE; the protein is encoded by the coding sequence ATGGCACGCAAGTCAGCCCCGCCCGGTATGCCGTCGCAGCGCCAGCTGCGCGCCGGCGAACTCGTGCGTCATGCCCTGACGGACATTCTCTCACGCGAGGCATTCCGCGACCCGGACCTTGAACAGGTCATGATTACAGTCGGAGAGGTCCGCTGCTCTCCGGACCTGAAACATGCGAATGTCTTTATTTCTCCTCTGGGGGACGACTCGGACGAAGGCCGCACCCGGCTGGCCACCGCGCTCAACCGGGCGGCAGGATTCCTCCGTGGCCGTCTCGGACGCGAAATCGAGCTGCGTTATACGCCGGAACTGCACTTCATTGCCGATAATTCCTATGATGACGCGACGGCGATCGACCGTCTCCTGATGGACCCGAAGGTCCGCCGGGACGTGGAAGGCGAATAA
- a CDS encoding YcxB family protein — MTEPLTVTGLLTEKDVRKLTRLARGGTVGPTAVYYAGVTAPIISASMSVLMRNAMIMVGASPYWQWLIAAFVAAFAGIAWYLIFIRWSYRHAHGRGTETKLETCIALEEDGLVIRRGGIETRATWSSVVDVAASGGHVTVRLDGAAPLIVPNAWFGKNKAARQAFLARLREKVQS; from the coding sequence ATGACTGAGCCGCTCACCGTCACGGGTCTTTTGACCGAAAAGGATGTCAGGAAGCTGACACGTCTGGCGCGTGGCGGCACAGTCGGGCCGACGGCCGTGTATTATGCCGGCGTGACGGCGCCGATCATCTCCGCCAGCATGTCGGTTCTGATGCGCAATGCCATGATCATGGTCGGCGCGAGCCCGTATTGGCAGTGGCTGATCGCGGCGTTCGTCGCGGCCTTTGCCGGGATCGCCTGGTACCTGATCTTTATCCGCTGGTCTTATCGGCATGCGCATGGCCGCGGCACGGAAACCAAGCTTGAGACCTGTATCGCGCTGGAAGAGGACGGTTTGGTCATCCGGCGGGGCGGCATCGAAACACGTGCCACCTGGAGCAGTGTCGTGGATGTGGCGGCATCGGGTGGGCATGTTACGGTCAGGCTCGACGGCGCCGCGCCGCTGATCGTCCCGAATGCCTGGTTTGGCAAAAACAAGGCTGCGCGCCAGGCTTTCCTGGCCCGGCTCAGAGAGAAGGTTCAGTCCTGA
- the infB gene encoding translation initiation factor IF-2, protein MSDTKDTGGNTGGRKPLTVSRKTSGTVKQSFSHGRSKQVVVETKKRRTVGPGGSGGSEGGGAAASGSGKGEPSLEQKLKAIAAQRGITVAELIAQQKALAEQKNKQNARAKEIEKDKAAQERLRSEQERKLQEQKEREEAEARRKAEEEARKAAEAAEKERAEHASKSSRAKSDFQAAPGAPAPAAEESSGRGKRGKGGRDDRSSDRTRSDTSSRGRGGDSRRRGKLTITSALGDDADRQRSLASVRRARERERERRGGGGDQREKVSVEVTLPETITLQDLAGRMNERVADVVKFMIQQGEMLRGNDIIDADTAELIAEEFGHTVRRVAESDVEIGLEGAEDDPKDLKPRPPIVTIMGHVDHGKTSLLDALRKTDVVGGEAGGITQHIGAYQVKLKSGDRITFLDTPGHAAFTAMRARGATATDIAIIVVAADDSVMPQTIESINHAKAAGVPIIIAVNKSDLETADPDKVLTDLLQHDVQVESMGGETQAVAVSAKTGAGLDELTDAISLQAELLELKANPDRDADGIVVESQLDKGRGPVATVLVKRGTLQRGDIVVAGTQWGKVRALVDERGQQLKDAGPSQPVEVLGLDGAPDPGESFVVVDTEARAREITDYRIRTKRQVSGKAGAAARASLDQLMNRLKEGAVETSELPVVVKGDVQGSVEAISQSLDKLSTEEVRAHVIHGAVGGISESDVLLAKSSEAPIFAFNVRANKQARDLAEKEGVEIRYYSVIYDLIDDVKATLSGMLAPEKRETFIGYAEILEVFNITKVGKVAGCKISEGKVLRGCGVRLLRDDVVIHEGKLKTLKRFKDEVNEVSSGMECGMAFERYDDIRVGDKIECFQVEEIARTLD, encoded by the coding sequence ATGAGCGATACGAAAGACACTGGTGGCAATACGGGCGGGCGCAAGCCGCTCACTGTTTCCCGCAAGACATCGGGTACGGTGAAGCAGAGCTTCAGCCATGGCCGGTCCAAACAGGTCGTCGTGGAGACGAAGAAGCGACGGACCGTGGGTCCGGGCGGTTCGGGCGGCTCTGAAGGAGGCGGTGCTGCGGCATCCGGTTCCGGCAAGGGAGAGCCCTCGCTCGAGCAGAAGCTGAAAGCGATTGCGGCCCAGCGCGGCATCACCGTCGCGGAGCTGATTGCGCAGCAGAAAGCTCTGGCCGAACAGAAGAACAAGCAGAACGCGCGCGCAAAAGAGATCGAGAAAGACAAGGCAGCTCAGGAGCGCCTCCGGTCCGAACAAGAGCGCAAGCTTCAGGAACAAAAAGAACGCGAAGAGGCCGAAGCCCGCCGCAAGGCTGAGGAAGAAGCCCGCAAGGCTGCGGAAGCGGCTGAGAAGGAGCGTGCCGAGCACGCCTCCAAATCGTCCCGTGCGAAATCGGATTTCCAGGCTGCGCCCGGCGCACCCGCCCCGGCTGCAGAAGAAAGCAGCGGCCGTGGCAAGCGCGGCAAGGGCGGCCGGGATGACCGCAGCAGCGACCGGACGCGCAGCGACACGTCCTCGCGTGGACGCGGTGGCGATTCCCGCCGCCGTGGCAAGCTGACCATTACGTCTGCACTTGGCGATGATGCCGACCGCCAGCGGTCGCTCGCCTCGGTTCGCCGGGCCCGCGAGCGTGAACGCGAACGCCGCGGTGGTGGTGGCGATCAGCGCGAAAAAGTGTCCGTCGAGGTCACGCTGCCTGAAACGATTACGTTGCAGGACCTGGCCGGCCGGATGAACGAACGCGTCGCCGACGTCGTCAAATTCATGATCCAGCAGGGCGAGATGCTCCGCGGCAACGACATCATCGATGCCGACACGGCCGAACTGATCGCCGAGGAATTCGGCCACACGGTGCGGCGCGTTGCGGAATCCGATGTCGAAATCGGTCTGGAAGGGGCAGAGGACGATCCGAAGGATCTGAAGCCGCGCCCGCCGATCGTGACCATCATGGGCCATGTCGATCACGGCAAGACCTCGCTGCTTGACGCCCTGCGCAAGACCGATGTGGTCGGCGGCGAAGCCGGCGGCATTACCCAGCACATCGGTGCCTATCAGGTGAAACTGAAGTCGGGCGACCGGATCACCTTCCTCGACACGCCGGGTCACGCAGCCTTCACGGCCATGCGGGCCCGCGGGGCTACGGCGACCGATATCGCGATCATCGTGGTGGCTGCGGACGACTCCGTCATGCCGCAGACGATCGAATCCATCAATCACGCCAAGGCGGCCGGTGTTCCGATCATCATCGCTGTCAACAAGAGCGATCTGGAAACGGCCGATCCCGACAAGGTGCTGACGGACCTTCTGCAGCACGACGTCCAGGTCGAAAGCATGGGCGGTGAAACGCAGGCGGTTGCCGTGTCGGCCAAGACCGGCGCCGGCCTCGATGAGCTGACAGATGCCATCTCGCTGCAGGCTGAACTGCTGGAACTGAAGGCCAATCCGGACCGGGATGCTGATGGCATCGTGGTGGAAAGCCAGCTCGACAAGGGCCGTGGCCCGGTGGCGACGGTTCTGGTGAAGCGCGGCACGCTGCAGCGTGGCGATATTGTTGTGGCCGGAACGCAGTGGGGCAAGGTACGTGCCCTGGTCGACGAGCGCGGCCAGCAATTGAAAGACGCAGGCCCGTCCCAGCCGGTTGAGGTGCTCGGTCTTGATGGTGCGCCCGATCCGGGTGAGTCCTTCGTGGTGGTCGACACCGAAGCCAGAGCGCGCGAGATTACGGATTACCGTATCCGGACGAAGCGCCAGGTGTCCGGCAAGGCCGGTGCGGCCGCACGTGCATCTCTGGACCAGCTGATGAACCGCCTGAAGGAAGGCGCGGTGGAAACATCGGAACTTCCTGTGGTGGTGAAGGGCGATGTTCAGGGCTCTGTCGAAGCGATTTCGCAGTCTCTGGACAAACTCTCGACCGAGGAAGTCCGCGCCCATGTCATTCACGGGGCCGTCGGCGGTATCTCGGAAAGCGATGTGCTGCTGGCGAAATCGTCGGAAGCGCCGATCTTCGCCTTCAACGTCCGCGCCAACAAGCAGGCCCGCGACCTCGCCGAAAAGGAAGGCGTGGAAATCCGCTACTATTCGGTGATCTATGACCTGATCGACGACGTGAAAGCGACCCTGTCGGGCATGCTGGCACCGGAGAAGCGCGAGACCTTCATCGGCTATGCCGAGATCCTCGAAGTCTTCAACATCACCAAAGTGGGCAAGGTTGCCGGCTGTAAGATCAGCGAAGGCAAGGTTCTCCGCGGCTGTGGTGTGCGCCTGCTGCGCGACGATGTCGTGATCCACGAAGGCAAGCTGAAGACACTGAAACGCTTCAAGGACGAAGTGAACGAAGTGTCTTCCGGTATGGAATGCGGCATGGCGTTCGAGCGCTATGACGACATCCGTGTCGGCGACAAGATCGAATGCTTCCAGGTTGAGGAAATCGCAAGAACGCTCGACTAG